In the genome of Ignavibacteriales bacterium, one region contains:
- a CDS encoding tetratricopeptide repeat protein — protein MDKERLIKIRQLFDSASNLPQSDREKFLNDKCDDESLKNEILSLLRTIEHTDDFIENHVNEAVTKRMSLDDPFIGKNIGSFIIDGKAGVGGMGIVYSGRRNDESFKQKVAIKILKQGLNSEYLLKRFLIERQTLANLQYPFIARLLDGGKTTEGLPYLVMEFIEGIPITEYCLKNNLNLNDKLKLFRDVCSAVQYAHQNLVVHRDIKPGNVLVTEDGHPKLLDFGIAKLLDENMLEEGEGLTRTGMWHLTPDYASPEQIKGDNITTASDIYSLGVMLYQILTNLQPYKITNNSPSAISRIITEENILKPSEKVKQVSTLEFNNKIEDSGTKKKYDIRDKLHHHLKGDLDNIVLKAMQKDPLRRYVSVEQFSEDIRRYLVGLPVIAQKDTAGYRLSKFIQRHKTGFVVSSIFVLFMIISIILIAWQANVAAGERDKARTEAVKVETVNKFLQDMLSSVDPNEIGKDVKVYDVLKKAADDVGKRFEGQPEIEAAIRKTIGKTLTNLGEFDQAKPHLDRALELNRKVYGNESNQAAASIYDIAFYYHWIADLKTADSLYQISISMLRRNKDAPPRDLANALNDYGILKNDFAEYENAKRYHEEALDIFIKNFGEKERDVASVVNNLAITLHELKEIDEAEKYFLKSLKLNIELFGEDSPEASSNYNNLGYIYVDKNDYTKAEWYYKKSLDLKIKYYGDKHSLVGLGLMNFGGFLFRAGKIDESFRYISRALENFNTSLNSDHIWVGMTNYWYGKVLLEKKEYVSAEKYLRNALKIQTKNYPEDHPNIITASGELGISLYYLKRYPEAEKLLFYGYQQVVKQRGEKNISAVRFLDYLIKLFDVTNQKDKAHQYKIISDNLSK, from the coding sequence ATGGATAAAGAGAGATTAATAAAAATCAGGCAGTTGTTCGATAGTGCTTCAAATCTTCCGCAGTCCGATCGTGAAAAATTCCTTAACGATAAATGTGATGATGAAAGTTTAAAGAATGAGATTCTGTCCCTGCTTCGTACGATTGAACACACAGATGATTTTATAGAAAACCATGTAAATGAAGCAGTAACTAAAAGAATGAGCCTTGATGATCCTTTTATCGGTAAGAACATAGGAAGTTTTATTATCGATGGAAAAGCAGGGGTGGGAGGAATGGGAATTGTTTACTCGGGCAGACGCAACGATGAATCATTTAAACAAAAAGTCGCGATCAAAATTCTGAAGCAAGGACTGAACTCTGAATACCTGCTAAAAAGATTTTTAATAGAACGACAGACTCTCGCTAACCTTCAGTACCCTTTTATTGCCCGGCTGCTTGATGGCGGAAAAACAACCGAAGGTCTTCCTTATCTGGTAATGGAATTTATCGAAGGTATACCCATAACCGAATATTGCTTAAAAAATAATTTAAACCTTAATGATAAATTAAAATTATTCAGAGATGTTTGCAGCGCCGTTCAATATGCTCACCAGAACCTTGTTGTACATCGTGATATAAAACCCGGGAACGTACTTGTTACAGAAGACGGTCACCCGAAACTTCTTGATTTTGGAATTGCTAAACTGCTTGATGAGAATATGCTGGAAGAAGGAGAGGGCTTAACAAGAACGGGTATGTGGCATCTTACACCGGACTATGCAAGCCCCGAACAAATAAAAGGGGACAACATTACAACCGCCAGTGATATTTATTCTCTTGGTGTAATGTTATACCAGATACTTACTAATCTGCAGCCTTATAAGATCACTAATAATTCTCCCTCTGCAATCAGCAGAATAATCACAGAAGAAAATATTTTAAAGCCAAGTGAAAAAGTAAAACAGGTATCAACGCTTGAGTTCAATAATAAAATTGAAGATTCAGGAACAAAGAAAAAATATGATATAAGGGATAAACTCCATCATCATTTAAAGGGAGATCTGGATAACATAGTTCTTAAAGCAATGCAAAAAGATCCGTTGCGCAGATATGTTTCTGTAGAACAATTTTCAGAAGATATAAGAAGATATCTTGTAGGGCTGCCGGTAATTGCGCAGAAAGATACCGCCGGTTACAGGTTATCAAAATTTATTCAAAGACATAAAACGGGATTTGTTGTTTCTTCAATCTTTGTCTTATTCATGATTATTAGCATCATACTTATAGCCTGGCAGGCAAACGTTGCCGCAGGGGAAAGAGACAAAGCGCGCACTGAAGCTGTTAAGGTGGAGACTGTAAATAAATTTTTGCAGGACATGCTTTCATCAGTTGACCCGAATGAAATAGGTAAAGATGTTAAAGTGTATGATGTACTCAAAAAAGCTGCCGATGATGTAGGAAAAAGATTTGAAGGTCAGCCGGAAATTGAGGCGGCAATTAGAAAAACAATAGGCAAGACGCTTACAAACCTTGGCGAATTTGACCAGGCAAAACCGCATCTGGACAGAGCACTTGAGTTAAACAGAAAAGTTTATGGCAATGAAAGCAACCAGGCGGCGGCAAGTATTTATGATATTGCTTTTTATTATCACTGGATTGCTGATCTGAAAACCGCGGATTCACTTTATCAGATTAGTATATCAATGTTAAGAAGAAATAAAGATGCTCCTCCAAGAGATCTGGCAAATGCACTAAATGATTATGGCATTCTGAAAAATGATTTTGCGGAATATGAAAATGCAAAAAGATATCACGAAGAAGCACTTGATATCTTTATAAAAAATTTTGGGGAGAAAGAGCGGGATGTCGCAAGCGTAGTTAACAATCTTGCAATTACATTACATGAGTTAAAAGAAATTGACGAAGCAGAAAAATATTTTCTGAAATCACTAAAATTAAATATTGAACTTTTTGGTGAAGATAGTCCCGAAGCTTCTTCCAACTACAATAACCTTGGATACATATATGTTGATAAAAACGATTATACAAAAGCGGAATGGTATTATAAAAAATCACTCGACCTGAAAATAAAATATTATGGTGATAAGCATTCCCTTGTCGGGTTGGGGCTTATGAATTTTGGGGGATTTCTATTTCGTGCCGGAAAGATTGATGAATCATTTCGTTATATATCACGAGCATTGGAAAATTTCAACACATCACTTAACTCAGATCATATCTGGGTCGGAATGACAAACTACTGGTACGGAAAAGTTCTGCTTGAAAAAAAAGAATATGTATCCGCTGAAAAATACTTGCGGAATGCACTTAAAATTCAGACAAAAAATTATCCCGAAGATCATCCCAATATTATTACCGCATCAGGAGAACTGGGAATTTCATTGTATTATCTTAAAAGATATCCGGAGGCAGAAAAATTATTGTTCTATGGTTATCAGCAGGTGGTAAAACAAAGAGGCGAAAAAAATATCAGCGCTGTAAGATTTCTTGACTATCTTATAAAGTTATTCGACGTAACAAATCAAAAAGATAAAGCACACCAATACAAGATCATTTCCGACAATCTTTCAAAATAG
- a CDS encoding neutral zinc metallopeptidase: MRWQGRRQSSNIEDRRGMSPKGMVGGGIGTIAIVIVVLLLGGDPTSILQNVSTETGSSNYTESAEDKELAQFVSVVLAETEDVWQKIFRDAGDSYTEPRLVLFSGKVESACGVAGASTGPFYCPADEKLYIDLSFYNELQQRFKAPGDFAMAYVIAHEVGHHIQNLTGTMDKMNQLRSRLSEEEYNKYSVRLELQADFYAGVWAHYAERLNLLEQGDLDEALNAASAVGDDRIQKSTQGYIVPESFTHGTSEQRKKWFYKGFTSGDINQGNTFNTNDL, encoded by the coding sequence ATGCGGTGGCAGGGAAGAAGACAAAGCTCTAACATAGAAGACAGAAGAGGAATGTCTCCCAAAGGAATGGTTGGCGGAGGAATAGGAACAATTGCAATTGTTATTGTTGTGCTTCTGCTTGGCGGTGATCCAACTTCGATTCTTCAGAATGTTTCAACCGAGACGGGAAGTTCAAACTATACTGAATCTGCAGAGGATAAGGAGCTTGCTCAGTTTGTTTCTGTTGTGCTTGCAGAAACAGAAGACGTATGGCAGAAAATATTTAGAGATGCAGGCGATTCTTATACTGAACCAAGACTCGTTTTATTCAGTGGAAAAGTAGAATCAGCATGTGGAGTAGCCGGCGCATCTACCGGTCCTTTTTATTGTCCTGCGGATGAAAAACTTTACATTGACCTGAGCTTCTATAATGAGCTTCAGCAAAGATTTAAAGCCCCCGGTGATTTTGCTATGGCTTATGTAATTGCACATGAGGTGGGGCATCACATTCAGAACTTAACCGGAACAATGGACAAAATGAATCAGCTTCGCTCCAGGTTAAGTGAAGAAGAGTATAATAAGTATTCAGTCAGGCTTGAACTGCAGGCTGATTTTTATGCCGGCGTATGGGCTCATTATGCCGAAAGACTTAACTTGCTTGAACAGGGAGATCTTGATGAAGCCTTAAATGCCGCAAGTGCTGTTGGCGATGATCGAATTCAGAAAAGTACGCAGGGATATATTGTTCCGGAATCATTCACACACGGAACTTCTGAACAAAGAAAAAAATGGTTCTATAAAGGATTTACCTCCGGGGATATTAACCAGGGAAATACATTCAACACAAATGATTTATAA
- a CDS encoding sigma-70 family RNA polymerase sigma factor, translating to MGTQLDNLSKQNITLLLQECVEGKKGAVDELLPHVYNELRKLSSKYLRDEYRNHTLQTTELVHEAYIKLVGDQNIAWQSRAHFFGIAANSMRHILVDHARKRNSQKRGEGKENLSLEDVFHLSDKSDEQLIALDEALKKLEQVEERSCKIVELRYFSGLTIEEAAEVLDISPATAKRDWTFAKAWLYREIQSR from the coding sequence ATGGGAACGCAGTTGGATAATCTGTCGAAGCAAAATATTACGCTTCTTTTACAGGAATGTGTCGAAGGAAAAAAAGGTGCCGTCGATGAACTCCTTCCGCATGTTTATAACGAGCTTAGAAAATTATCTTCAAAATATCTGAGAGATGAATACAGGAATCATACCTTGCAGACGACCGAATTAGTTCACGAAGCATACATAAAACTGGTTGGTGATCAGAATATTGCCTGGCAAAGCCGCGCTCACTTTTTCGGCATTGCCGCAAATTCGATGAGACATATTCTGGTTGATCATGCAAGAAAAAGAAATTCGCAAAAGAGAGGAGAAGGAAAAGAAAATCTTTCTCTTGAGGATGTGTTTCATTTATCCGATAAAAGTGATGAACAGCTAATAGCGCTTGATGAAGCACTAAAAAAATTAGAACAGGTTGAAGAGCGTTCCTGTAAAATTGTTGAACTAAGATATTTTTCCGGTTTAACAATTGAAGAAGCTGCTGAAGTTCTGGATATATCACCCGCAACGGCAAAACGCGACTGGACATTTGCAAAAGCCTGGTTATACAGGGAAATACAATCCCGCTGA
- a CDS encoding T9SS type A sorting domain-containing protein, which translates to MRTSSQFFFFILFFTTLICAQTQLTPEESLQKNLDENGNIAGPISTENNYSILSLNWNSITNAMQPFGRSIGGQIGNYVYVFTGQNAGLLAMAYDLNTNSWDSSTVCLDPGYNSGFCVADGELYKISGTAAATTFEKFSPDGNGTGIWRVLVNPSANIMEAQNAIAWGGGDYIYAHCSNYSTTAPASYLERYSISTDTWSVLAPSPIIKRYGGLTYHNGFLYLVGGLVPDGQDQTACMKYEIATNTWSPIASLPEPVSFCKWTTTTVNNYIVLVGSGGGYTTYPSNPKVFYYDPSNNTWTYDGDVASERGLALSFYMPSQGKIFFGGGNMGGSSTNYQATCWTGDGGFIPVELISFNASVNDNTVLLNWATASERNNSHFEIQRSDDGTGYKTIGTVKGAGNTTETKYYSFIDNKLSTGKQYYRLKQIDFDGTFHFSNVVEVEINLLFNFDLGQNYPNPFNPSTKIIFMIPSNISGEISNVKLTVYDILGNIVTTLVDDQKPEGIYEVEFEASNLSSGTYVYKLQAGEFTQTRKMLLIK; encoded by the coding sequence ATGAGAACATCTTCACAGTTTTTTTTCTTTATTCTTTTCTTTACCACTTTAATTTGTGCGCAAACCCAGCTAACACCGGAAGAATCTTTACAAAAAAATCTTGATGAAAACGGAAACATAGCCGGACCAATTTCTACAGAAAACAATTATTCGATACTGAGTCTTAATTGGAACAGCATTACAAATGCGATGCAGCCATTTGGTCGTTCAATCGGCGGACAAATCGGGAATTATGTTTATGTTTTTACGGGACAGAATGCCGGGCTGCTGGCAATGGCTTATGATCTTAATACAAATTCATGGGACAGTTCAACTGTTTGTCTTGACCCCGGATATAACAGTGGATTTTGCGTTGCTGATGGAGAACTTTATAAAATTTCCGGAACCGCGGCAGCAACTACTTTCGAAAAATTTTCACCTGATGGAAACGGAACAGGTATCTGGAGAGTGCTTGTCAATCCATCTGCAAATATAATGGAAGCACAAAACGCAATTGCCTGGGGCGGAGGTGATTACATCTATGCGCACTGTTCCAATTACAGTACTACCGCGCCGGCATCATACCTTGAGCGATACAGTATATCAACTGATACGTGGAGTGTCCTGGCACCATCACCAATAATTAAAAGATACGGTGGGTTAACATATCATAACGGTTTTTTATATCTCGTTGGCGGACTCGTCCCCGACGGACAGGATCAAACTGCTTGTATGAAATATGAAATTGCTACAAATACATGGAGCCCGATAGCTTCCCTTCCCGAACCTGTAAGTTTCTGCAAGTGGACAACAACAACAGTTAATAATTATATAGTGCTGGTTGGTTCCGGCGGTGGTTATACAACCTATCCATCGAACCCGAAAGTTTTTTATTATGATCCTTCAAATAACACATGGACTTATGACGGCGATGTTGCTTCTGAAAGAGGATTGGCGCTATCTTTTTATATGCCATCACAAGGCAAAATATTTTTTGGCGGTGGAAATATGGGCGGGTCATCAACGAATTACCAGGCAACTTGCTGGACGGGAGACGGCGGATTTATTCCGGTTGAATTAATTTCATTCAATGCTTCGGTAAATGATAATACTGTACTTTTAAATTGGGCAACAGCTTCCGAGAGAAATAATTCACATTTTGAAATTCAGAGAAGTGATGATGGAACCGGCTATAAAACTATCGGAACAGTAAAGGGAGCCGGTAATACTACGGAAACAAAATATTATTCTTTCATTGATAATAAGCTATCAACAGGAAAACAATATTATCGATTGAAACAAATTGATTTCGACGGCACTTTCCATTTCTCCAACGTTGTGGAGGTTGAAATTAATTTATTATTTAATTTTGATTTGGGACAAAACTACCCGAATCCATTTAACCCATCAACCAAAATAATATTTATGATTCCTTCAAACATCAGCGGCGAAATATCGAATGTCAAACTTACGGTTTATGATATTCTGGGAAATATTGTAACTACATTAGTTGATGATCAAAAACCGGAAGGTATTTATGAAGTTGAATTCGAAGCCTCAAATCTTTCATCGGGGACTTACGTTTATAAGTTGCAAGCAGGAGAATTCACACAGACAAGAAAAATGCTTTTGATTAAATGA